In Hwangdonia lutea, a single window of DNA contains:
- a CDS encoding YdcF family protein — MKKTVLIVLGSPNSPKGELSAISKSRLDFCANIFSKENVVLCTGGWGNHFNTSPKPHAYYAKAYLLKKGVLKDAFLKHAISSNTVDDAVKIKPIIEKLNDVRLTIITSDYHLERVKLIFNEILKSFELKFVGVETNLSEVAYNKLIAHEKKAVNSIINNGLYY; from the coding sequence GAAAAAAACCGTTTTAATTGTTTTAGGATCTCCAAATTCCCCCAAAGGCGAATTAAGTGCCATTTCTAAAAGTAGATTGGATTTTTGTGCAAACATATTTTCAAAAGAAAACGTTGTGCTTTGCACTGGCGGTTGGGGCAATCATTTTAATACATCCCCTAAACCTCACGCCTATTATGCAAAAGCATATCTACTAAAAAAAGGAGTTTTAAAAGATGCTTTTTTAAAGCACGCTATTTCATCAAATACGGTTGACGATGCCGTAAAAATAAAACCTATTATTGAAAAATTAAACGATGTGCGTTTAACTATTATTACTTCCGATTACCACTTAGAACGCGTAAAGTTAATTTTTAATGAAATCTTAAAATCATTTGAATTGAAGTTTGTTGGAGTTGAAACTAATCTTAGTGAAGTAGCTTACAATAAATTGATTGCTCATGAAAAAAAAGCGGTGAATTCCATTATAAATAATGGGTTATACTATTAA